The Bacillota bacterium LX-D genomic sequence AAGCAGAATGGAGAAAGACAGTAGATCTTAGAAACATTATAGCTCATGGATATGGTGAATTATAGATGAAACTCGTTTGGAACCTGTCGCAGAAAGAAGTTCCTCTGCTGCTAAAACAGTTAGAGAGCTTGGTTAAAGAAGGTTAAAAGTTTAGTCTACATAATTAACACGATTGAACATAATAGTTTAGTCGTGTTTTTTGTATGCTCTTAAATCTAAGAAAGGTAGGTAAAATCAGGGGTTGAGGTCAGGGAGATATTATCGTTGCTAGCTAATTTGTATATTGACAACCTTGGATTACAGCTGTAATATTTAATTATACTTACAAATGTAATCCAATAGAGGTGATTTTGTATGAAAACAATTCCTCAAATATCGGAAGCTGAGTTAGAAGTTATGAAAATACTATGGGAGATTGGTCATGCAACGAGTTCGCAGATCATAGACAGACTGACCAAAATGACGGAATGGAAGCCCAAAACTATTCAGACACTTATTACCCGTCTTGTGGTAAAAGGGGCGGTAAAAGCTGAAAAGACAGGAAGCAAAGCGTTTATGTATTTTCCTCTTATTAGTGAAGATGAGTTCAAGGCTTATGCTAGTAAATCATTTTTGCAAAAATTATTTAACGGCTCTTTAAATCTCATGATTGCAAGCTTTATTAAGGAGCAGAAGATGTCAAGGGAAGAAATTGAAAGTCTAAAAAAATTGCTGGATGAGGAGGTGTGATTATGACAGAGATTTTTAAAATCGTCTTTATGACCTCTCTCTATGCATCTTTTGTTGGGCTTATCATTATTTTTTTTAAATGGATATTAAAAGATAGAATAAGTTCAGAATGGCATTATATTATATGGGTTGTTCTTATCCTTAAGCTTATTGTTCCTTTTGGTCCTGAAAGTGCTGTCAGCTTATTTAATGCTGTCCCAATAGTAGCTCAAAATACAAATTTAACACAAGCTACTGAGCAGTTTCATAAATCAACGGCGGTTATGCAACAAGAAAACCCGCATGCTCTAACGGCCTGGAAAGTACAAGATACATCCCTATCTATTATAACAATTGTTGAAAGGTATATGCCGTATTTTTGGCTGTTTGGTGCAATTCTGTTATCGAT encodes the following:
- a CDS encoding BlaI/MecI/CopY family transcriptional regulator encodes the protein MKTIPQISEAELEVMKILWEIGHATSSQIIDRLTKMTEWKPKTIQTLITRLVVKGAVKAEKTGSKAFMYFPLISEDEFKAYASKSFLQKLFNGSLNLMIASFIKEQKMSREEIESLKKLLDEEV